The DNA region ATGGGCGACCACCCTATGGGTATCCCGCAGGAGGAAGCCCATGCTGGGGCTGCCCTGAGCGGAAGCCAGCCTGCTGCCGCAACCGAGAACACCACGTCTGAACCTGCTCGAGCAACCTCCAAGACCAGGACTGGTGTTCGGTTCTCCAGAGAAGAACTGAAGATCCTAAAGAACTGGCTCTCGACTCACAGCAGGCATCCTTATCCTaccgaagaggagaaggagatgttACAGAAGCAGACAGGTCTTAGCAAGACCCAGATCACCAACTGGCTTGCCAACACCCGACGCAGAAACAAGAACGCTGTTGCCCAGCGGTCCACCTCACCGGGCGTGAGGACGTGGACCAAACCTATCGACATTGCCGGAAGACGAGGTGCCGCGTCTTTCGAGCTCATGAATCCCCTTCAGCGTTGGCAGGTATCTCCGCCGGAAAATGAACCGGCCTCCGTCACAGCTATTCAACGTGCCATCAGCACGTCTTCGACCCTGCAGTCGGGCCTTAGCAGCCCTTACAGCAGTGTCCACTTCACCGACGATGGGTCAGGCAGATCGATCTGCGACTCTGCCATCTCCAGCGCCAATACATCTCATTCTAGCGGGTCGTTTGCTTCGGCCTACTCTTATGGCTCTCGTGGCTCGCTCGGGTCGGGAGGGTCCTCCATGCACCggggtcggaggaggagaaggagaaaggcTGCTGCGCCCGCTGCTGCTAACATGACCAACAGCACACCTCTACGACAGCCCCTGAAGACGTTCCAGTGTACTTTCTGCACCGAGACTTTCAGAACCAAGCACGACTGGCAGAGACATGAGAAGTCTCTGCATCTGTCTCTGGAGCGCTGGGTGTGCTCCCCCGATGGGCCGGTCACCTTCAACGCTGAGAGTGATCAGATGCAATGCGTTTTCTGCGGGCATGCCAACCCCGACGAGGCTCACATCGACAGCCACAATCACTCTGCCTGTCAAGAGCGCGCACTGGCGGAGAGGACGTTCTACCGGAAGGACCACCTTCGCCAACATTTGAAGCTTGTCCATGACGCCGCCTATCGCAGCCAGAGCATGGATGGGTGGAAGGTGACTACTCCAGAGATTCGTTCAAGGTGTGGTTTCTGCGGCATCGTGATGGACACATGGTCCTTCCGTACCGACCACCTCGCCGAGCACTTCAAGCGCGGTAAATCCATGGCTGACTGGAAGGGTGATTGGGGTTTCGAAGACAAGGTGTTGGACATGGTCGAGAACTCGATTCCACCGTTTTTGATCCACGACGAGAGAAACTCGCCTGATCCTTTCGAAGcgtcccaccccccttttgcTGCCAAAAACGCGTATGAACTCATCAAGGCAGAGCTGAGGGCTTACATTGATGACCGACCACAAGGTCAGGAGGCCCCGTCTGACGGGGAGCTGCTGAGTGTGGTTCGCGCTCTGCTGGAAAAGACCAGGACCATCTCGAGGCCTTGCGTCGGTTCAACTGGGTCTTGGCTTCAAGATTTGTTGCTGGCAGCACCGTCCGACCGGCCTACCCGCCCTTCCTACAAGTCCTCTCTCCAGCAACTCAAGATCACCGGCAAGGGTGACATCTTTGAGCTGGATccgctggagctggagctcgAAGTCTATGTCAaagcccgccgcctcctAGGCCTGACAGCCATGGACAGAGAGCTGCAGTCGGAAGCAGTCAACATCATCCGCCGCATGGACGAGTCCTCTTccgacccctcctccgacaTTGTCCAATTCTTCACCCGCCTCATCTACGCCTCGACCTCCTGGCTAACTTGCTTCCGAGCTCGCGCCCATCTCCCAAGATCAGAAGACGTCGTCGACGTTCCTCAACGGTCCAAAGACCCCAAGAAGATCGACGCCGGCATCCACAACCCATCCCGCCTGGAATTCGAACTGGCCGAATACGTCCGCGAGCAACGCTCCCTCTtcggggaggggtttgttCCCAGTGACGACGACCTGCAAAAACGCGCTCGTGTCATCATCTTCGAGTATGATGACGGCTGGAACCAAACAGCCGCCGACGACGCGGTTTGGCTTGCCGCCTTCAAAAACAGACATGTTTTTGGCAACGGCACCAACGACAGCAGCGCCTACGTGCCATTGGATCTCTCCCACGAGTCCATGTTCCCGAATCCATTGCAGCTCCAGCTCGACGTGTCCGATCCAGCAGGGCGGACGCGCATCCCGTCCATCTCCAACTCGTCCTCTTCACGATCAGGGTCAGGATCAgggtcagggtcagggtcagggtcagggccagggtcaacctcaaccccttcccccccagcAGGCTTCAGAGCCAACCTTTTGGGAGACGTAAACTGCTACCAGCGCCTCGCTCGCGAACTAAAGAAATATGTAGCCAGTGCCATGTcgcccaacaaccccaactgTCACGTCCCTACAGACGAGGAActgcaacaccaagctcGTTGGATCATCTATGAAGAGTacgcccccccctccctccccaaccccttctttccccctttttcttccatcTAACCCCCCTCCGCAGCGACGACCCCTGGAACACAACCTGCGCCGAAAATGCCGAATGGCTCCGCCGCTTCAAGCGCGATTCCGGGATCCTCACCGACCCTTCTCTTCCGGGCTTacccctctccaccctctctTGGAACATCTCCCAAGGCGGCTCCGGTTTTGCCCCTCCATATAcaatcccccctcctcccctcccctccacctcctccacctccgacATCCTCGTCCGGTTACGCGAGGGCTCCAAGCCTTTTCCcgcccaaaccaaaacagTCGACCGCTTCGTCAAAAACATCAAAGGACGCTGGGAGGAGCCAGCAAAAGTCTTTTGTTCTCGAGAGCTGGAAAAAGGACTGGCAGATTGGGtcatggggttggggtatgTTCCCTCGGATGGGGAGATGAGCCAAAAAGCGAAAGAGGTGATGGGGACGGAAaagacggcggcggatgatgcggtgctggtgggcaagTTTAGGGATATGATGGTTGCCAGGCTGCAGCAGTCAAATCAAACCCAGTACCATCAGGGCCTGGATCTGGGCATGATGGACATGTCGAGCACCAACACCGCAGGACTGACAAGCGGTGAGCTCGAcgatctcctccttcagGACATGGACTTTGACTTTACCGACctcggtgggggaggtgggtttgaCGGGAATCTTGTGGGGTTTGAAGGCATTGATCTTCTGATGCCCCAGAGGAGTAGTggtgggcagcagcagcagcagcagatgtTCTAActtttgaagaaggggtgggtgTATGATGCATGGGAATCTCCTCTCAAAAGGGCATTGAGAGCATGTGATGAGGTCATGAACTTTCATTTCTTTTAGGTTTTTTATGTGCTTTGAATCGGGTTTGGGACAGATTTCTTCTTTCGTGCAGCATTATATAGGGTGACGAAGTTGGGAGAGGGCATACGAAAGATATGAAAATGAATAAAACATAATGATATTTGGCCGTCGGTTGCAGTTACTTCAAGGTGTGCTTGGCTGTGATGGACTTGGGTGGCTTTAGGCAGCACATCACTTACACGAGACAAAGTTATGCAAGAAAGCCAAAAGTGGACACACAGACGAGATGCAGTTCTTGAACGTCGGTATTTATTGGAGTACCCCCAAGTACACCTAGCTAAGTCGATAATGCCAATGCTCTAGGTATCTATCTGGCAGAATACCACCACGGCATAAAGTTCTGATGCCAAGCTTAAAGTTATGCCAAAGATAAAAAGAGACAAACACGCAAGCTGTAGACTGGAGCACAACATCTACTTGTACAAAACAGCAGGCTCTTAAGCATAAATGTAGCGGGGAGTTCTCTTGCCCGTTACCCATCAACCTTGCGGAAGCAACTCTACGAGAGAGTCGGGTAAAGGGCCTTCTGTCCCGCTTATTGATCTTCCAACGCTCCGTTAAGAACAAGCTCTGGGATGAGCTTTGCTCCTGCCATCTCTAGTGATAGCATCgctgggtgtgtgtgtgtgtgtgtgtgtgtgtgtgtgtgtgtagtGTAGTGTAGTGTAGTGTAGTGTAGTGTAGTGTAGGGGGATATATGAGTGATATCTAGAGCCTGTCTTGTCGGCATGACAAGACAAGAGGGGGAacaagggagaggagggaagagCGGTCCGGTCACTGCTGCCCACCATGATGACTGTAACTGTCAATTCGGTATCTGACTGCTCATGAACGTCTATCGCCGCCAATCCTGCTGCCTGTTAAAAATGAACGCAACGCTGCCATATCACCAAACGCCGACGCTTGTAGCCTGAGCCGGTCCCATCTCAGatcaaaaagagagagaagtcATGGCGAGGCCCGGCTGTGACGGAAAAACGAATAAAGAAGATAGATACCTGCTGGGAGAGGTGTTACGAGTCCAAGACATGCTGGAACAGTGGCGACATCGACTCGCCGTAGTGGTTTCTGCGAATCGCCTCAGCCAGGAGGAACGACAGATCGAGAACCACCAGCTTGCTGGCCTTGCGCGCCTTCTCTTCGGGTATCGGATAGCTGTTGGTCACCACGATGGTGTCGATGCAATCACAAGCCTGCATCTGCTCAAGGCAATCGCCTCCAAAGACACCATGTGTTGCAATACAGTAcaccttctcggccttgccACGCTTCCGTACCGTCTCGGCCGCAGCAATCCACGAGCCGGGCTTGTCGATCATATCGTCCACGATGAAGACCGAACGGCCCTTCACGTCGCCCACCAACGTGATCATGTGCTCAACTTTTGGTTTGagaatctcctcctcttcatctgaGCTGGCTTCCGCATCACCGGAGCCACCCAGGGCATGGGACTGGGGCGCAAAAAACGAAGACGCATGGGACATAACCATGGGATCTTCGTCTGGAATCTCTGTCCCAGCCACACTTTCTGCCGGTGATACAAAATCATCCGGCACGATATGGCCTTGAACCAAGCGACCATGAATGACCTCTGCTGCTCTCTGATCGTTAAACTCGAGCTCGTCACcttccgcctcctcgtcGAGCTCATCAATGACCGACGACTGTGATAGCGTGGTTTGAGACCTGGTGTGGTGGGGCTTGGGGTTGCTCGCAGAGCGGGCACATGTGCCGTTAGCAGCAGGGCGAGGTGATCCCTGACCGTCTGCCACAACGCGCGAGTCTTGGGATTGTGCGTTTGTTGCTTCCTTTTCGGGCTCGGTCGAGGTGGTACGCACCTGATTACTGATGGGGTCCAACACTGGCTGTCGCTCAATGCCGTCGAGGTGGTTCATGATCATGCTCGCCGTCATGTTGTGGCCTCGTCTTTTGTCCGTAGTGACCATGCCAAAGTTCAGCTTGAGTGCGTCGGCAAGAGACGTGACACGCTTGGTGCCGCCGGCGTTCTtggacaccaccaccgcctccttccaGTCTGGCACATTGTGTCTGATCCAGCGAGCAATCAGCGGCTCGGCGTGAAGGTTGTCCACCGGGCACTTGAAAAAGCCCTGCATTTGTGACGCGTGCAGATCGACCGTGACAATGTGCTTAACACCCGCAACCCCAAGGAGGTTGGCCAACATCCGTGCAGTAATCGCTCCTCTATGcgacttcttcttggactggCGACTGTATGGGAAGTATGGCAGGACAGCTGGGCGACCGTGTCAATTGGGTTCAGTTCATGGAAAGAGGAAGTAATGTACCAGTGACTTTGCTCGCCGAGCCTCCCTTGCAGGCCGAGATCATGATGAGCAGCTCCATGATGGTGTCGTTGATCTTGGGGCTGCCGGACTGCACGACAAAGACGTCCTTCTCGCGCACGCTGGTGAGGATGCGGACGCTCGTCTCGCCGTTGGAGAATTGGGTgagctcggcctcggccgGAGCCATGCCGAGATTCTCACATATTTGCTTTGTGAGGGATGGGCAGCTGGTGCCCGAGAAAATGAGGGTGCCTCGCATCTTGAGAGGGAGCGGATTTGATTGAGGTTGCGGGAGGAAGCTGCAATTTTTTCCCACCTTGTCTAAAAAGCGTTGACAAGAGTGGGGCTGGTCCCAGGTTCCGTCCCCACCTGCACGGTCGGCTGTCGCACGTCGAGTCAGCTTGTCCGCCCCGATCCCGTCGTGTCCGACACTGCCCGTTCAAGTTGAGCAATCAGGAAGAGGTGATGGGCAGACGTTTCGTCATAGGTTTTGTTGCAAAGACGGTGATTATCCGTGACACTGTTACCTAAAAGAACAAATCACATAAAACTGTGTCACAAGAACCTCAAAGACGCAGGTAAAGAAGGAGGTTCCTGCCCACTGAAATTACAGCGGGCAAGTCACTGTCAGCCGGGAAGGTGCGGGCCTGTGGCTCCGCCTTTcaggtggttgtggttgacaACTGAAGCATCAGCCACAAACGTCGGTCGAGTGGCTGACACTTCCTTGAGCAAACAGCCAGAGCAAACAGCCAGAGCATAGACTGACGGTTCAAATAGTTCCGTTGAGCTTCTCCAGAGTCCTAACTGTTAGTCTGTAGGCCGTTGAGCCGTTTGAATGACTACCTAAGCCCGTAGTTGTTGCTGCACTTCCTGGGGTCTTGTCAACCAGGCTTTTTGTGGGGAGACCTGGGAAGCTCAACTACAACACAGAAATATTTTTACAGTCCGTACCAGGTACTCTTAGGTACGCCCTTGACTCTATAGGTAAGGCTTATTCATTCCCAAATCCTAGACATGAATCTGACGCTATTCTAGGTATTCCTCCTGGGGAAATATGGGCATACCTCATCTCAAAAGAAACCTGGAGCCCTATGCAGAGCGGGGTGCCATTGCGCCGTGCAATGTTGTTGTCGACGGCCCTGCCTTGGCCTATCATGTTCTCAGTCTGGCGTCTAGGACAACCATAAAGACCTCGCCCTTTGAACAACCGCCATATGAGTTGTTGGGGCGAACAGCGATACAATGGCTCGAGAAAATGGAGGAGTGTGGATTGACCATGTACTTACACGAGCCTCCAATAATACACAATTGTAGAGCTAATGTTTCCATCTGTTCAGTGCGCACATCTACTTTGACGGCTATCTCCCCACCTCAAAGCGACCTGAACGTATGCAAAGACTTATCAGGTCGACCAAGGAACTCTTCAAGTACCATTCGACCACGGTGACAGGAGTATCAAGAGAACGTTCTCGTCGCAAGGGTGAGAAGAAGGTCGATTTGTTTCCTGCCTCTATCGGGGGAGAAACGAGATCtaaaccacctccacctgccTTTCTTGTACCTGCCGTCTTGGATGCGTTGCGTGGCTCAAAGTATGGCCCAATAAcggaggtgatgggtggagaggcagaTGGGTACTGTGCTGTTCACGTTCGAAAGTCGGGAGGGTTGGTCTTGACTTCAGATTCAGATCTCTTGGTCCACGATCTTGGTGAGAATGGAGGTGTGATATTCTTTACAGACATCGACCTCGACTCAGAAAACAGCAAGCTTGTCGCTCCTCAGTTTCGACATGCAGAAATCTGCCGCAAACTGTCCATCAAGCCCGACGTGGGCTTCTCCTACATGGCATTCGAGATCTCGGCAGACCCCCACCTCACACTTGAACAGGCCGCTGAAAGAtcaaggagaggagaagctgtGATGTACAGCCGGGAAGAGTACGATTCGTTCATCAAGACGTATCTGTTGCCCGAGACGGCACCAAAAACAGTCGCTACTTGTGGATTACAGCTCGACCCAAGAATATCCGAGCTGGTTCTCCGTTATTTGCAGATAACTACAACAGCCtcaaaggagaaggatgcaTCCCTCGAGATGTTTCTACCGTTTCTTCTCGACTGCCCATCCCGAACAAGTGCCTGGGAGGTGAGCAAACCTATCAGGAAGCTGGCCTATTCTCTTCTACAGTCGGGCCAGAAAACCTCTCTCAAGACAGTTTCCGAGATGAGGAGGCTTCAAACACTGTCTTCGGGATCACAGGTCGATATTCTACCATCATccaaggtggaagaagaatgcAGTCATctcctcagcaacatcaGCAAGATAAAGGCACAcatcaccgaccccgagCTACTTTGGGTAGTACTGTCTATCTACCTAGACATTGACAGGACAGTAGAACGAGCCAAGGGCCACCCCTTAAGTCTCGAAATCCTGACTCAGGAAGCGAGAGGCAAGCTGAACGAGTACTCCTGGGATGTTCTCCAAGTCTTCGCACAGGTACAAGCAACGTTTTACTCTCTCCGAATGCTTGAGCAGATTCTCAACCTCCAAGAGAGGAAAGGAAACGCAGTGGATGTTATTACCGCCCTGTCAGATCTCCCATCTCTCGACAAGTTCCTATCACTTGCAGATTTTACGGAGACGCTTCAACGTCTGAGAGAGGCCGGCGGACTCGGTTGTCTTATTGACCTCTGCTCAGACATGGAGGATATGATCCCACATATTGAAGCCATCGGGAAACCACCAAAGAGCAAAAAggacagaaaaagaaaggcgCAGTCAGGGGCTGTGGAGGGCCACGAAGTTAGAGCACGGCCGAGCAACCCGTTTGAGTTGCTGAACAGTCGAGATGACTGAATCACTTACATACGGAAATCTTCATAATACCAAAAATTGACAACACCTCCTGACTTCGACCATAATGAGTGATTAGTAGAAAGCGTACTCTGAAGCCATACCCCCTAAACAAGGGTTAGGGCTCAAAGCGAccatccaaaaaaaaaagtcctTATCCTTTATCACCCCTCCAAGGGTCCCCAAAAACTTTTGTGAAATGCCCCGCGTTTCCAGTCATAAAGGTTCTTCCACACATTATTCTCTgccccctccttccactcaCACCACTCGATCTAATCAGATAAGATAACCATCtctctccaccctcacctttttctcctcccctcccctcgctCTTAAACCTTTCTTCACACCTCACACCTCCCATACATCCTCAACCTACCAGTCTCTCAAAATGTCCGACACGCTCTCGTCGATCGCTTCCTTGAGGTCCTCCCTCACAGCCGAAagcacccccctccccgtccgcTTCCgcgccctcttctccctcaagcACCTAGCCGTaaccgccccctcccccacctcccctgaAGCCCTCGCCGCAATCGAAGCCATCGCCGCAGCTTttacctccccctccgccctcctcaagcaTGAGCTCGCTTACTGCCTGGGCCAGACCCACAACCTCGCCGCAGTCCCCTACCTGACCAAAGTCCTCGAAGATCTCGCCGAAGATCCCATGTGCAGACACGAAGCAGCCGAAGCTCTCGGCGCGCTAGGCGACACCGGAAGCCTGGAGATTTTGAAAAAGTACAAACACAGACAAGGAGAGGACGTCAGTGTAAGGGAGACTTGTGAAATCGCCATTGAGAGGATAGAGTGGGAGAGTAgtgaggagagaaagagggagaagctTAGGCAGAGGTGCGCATTTCACTCAAGAacaagggggaaaagaaagggCTGTTTCGAAGAGACCGCATTGCTAACTAGATTGCTACAAACAGTGACTTTGCCTCGGTGGATCCTGCCCCTCCCATGCCCCAGGGCGAAGAGACACCAAGTGTCGAGGAGCTGCGCAAGACGCTCATGGACACCACCaagccccttttcctccgATATCGCGCCATGTTTGCCCTTCGCGATTTGGCGTCTCCTCCTGATCTCCCGACTGCTGTCCCCGCTGTTTTGGCATTGGCCGAAGGCTTCGCGGATAACTCTGCGCTTTTCAGACATGAAATTGCTTTTGTTTTCGGGCAGCTGTCGCATCCTGCTTCTATTCCCGCGCTGACTGGTGCATTGAGTAACACGGAGGAGGCGTCGATGGTGAGGCacgaggctgccgaggcgCTGGGCAGCTTGGGTGAGGAGCCCGGAGTGGAGGAGACGCTCAAGAAGTTCTTGCACGATAAagagaaggtggtgagggagagctGTATTGTTGCGCTGGATATGGCCGAGTATGAGAAGAGCAATGAGGCGGAGTATGCCTTGATTCCGGAGGTCACTGCTTAAGCAAGGGATTTGAGTGGGAGGTAAATATGGATGGGTATCTTTGAGCGTTCTATTGTTGATAACAGGCGTTTGGTCATTAAAACGATGTTTGTTTTGGCTGCCTCTTGTGAGGGCGGGTTTGTTAGATGTTTCTGTGCTCGGGCATATCGTGGGTGGTTGTCGTGAATTAGGAAGGGGAGCAGCTCAGTTGTTGGTGGACCATCTGGGGGTTCAATGTTAGCAAGAACAGAAAAGACAATATCTATATCAACTGTTGCGCACTTTTCACCGCACTCGCAGTTGTAGATAATTGTTGAGCCTTCATCGGCAGATCTCTGTTGGACTTCAGAGTAGCGAATGCCGCGCCTCCCGCACTTGTGGCAGTCCATGTTGGGGTCGACTCTTTCGGTTTGTACTTCGTGTCTCTTGACGGTCTGGACTATGGAAAGCTTCTGTCGTAGGGCTGACGGGAAGTCGGAGGGCTTTGTCTTTGTTGTTACGGCCTTC from Podospora pseudocomata strain CBS 415.72m chromosome 3, whole genome shotgun sequence includes:
- a CDS encoding hypothetical protein (EggNog:ENOG503P03E; COG:K); translated protein: MPVIPEMEEYVNWDMAALPTTGEGLDFTSSSANMATVPALGAAGATEHLQDLDLALENAEGDDFSFWALEHFENNISPTLDGTLDANTCIGLKGLDRTGPFEEDLDLPDVPCTNCQLGGYQCKRIPEGQYKGYCTSCIALCSECSFAETTGAGRAVGFPSNPWPIMGDHPMGIPQEEAHAGAALSGSQPAAATENTTSEPARATSKTRTGVRFSREELKILKNWLSTHSRHPYPTEEEKEMLQKQTGLSKTQITNWLANTRRRNKNAVAQRSTSPGVRTWTKPIDIAGRRGAASFELMNPLQRWQVSPPENEPASVTAIQRAISTSSTLQSGLSSPYSSVHFTDDGSGRSICDSAISSANTSHSSGSFASAYSYGSRGSLGSGGSSMHRGRRRRRRKAAAPAAANMTNSTPLRQPLKTFQCTFCTETFRTKHDWQRHEKSLHLSLERWVCSPDGPVTFNAESDQMQCVFCGHANPDEAHIDSHNHSACQERALAERTFYRKDHLRQHLKLVHDAAYRSQSMDGWKVTTPEIRSRCGFCGIVMDTWSFRTDHLAEHFKRGKSMADWKGDWGFEDKVLDMVENSIPPFLIHDERNSPDPFEASHPPFAAKNAYELIKAELRAYIDDRPQGQEAPSDGELLSVVRALLEKTRTISRPCVGSTGSWLQDLLLAAPSDRPTRPSYKSSLQQLKITGKGDIFELDPLELELEVYVKARRLLGLTAMDRELQSEAVNIIRRMDESSSDPSSDIVQFFTRLIYASTSWLTCFRARAHLPRSEDVVDVPQRSKDPKKIDAGIHNPSRLEFELAEYVREQRSLFGEGFVPSDDDLQKRARVIIFEYDDGWNQTAADDAVWLAAFKNRHVFGNGTNDSSAYVPLDLSHESMFPNPLQLQLDVSDPAGRTRIPSISNSSSSRSGSGSGSGSGSGSGPGSTSTPSPPAGFRANLLGDVNCYQRLARELKKYVASAMSPNNPNCHVPTDEELQHQARWIIYEDDDPWNTTCAENAEWLRRFKRDSGILTDPSLPGLPLSTLSWNISQGGSGFAPPYTIPPPPLPSTSSTSDILVRLREGSKPFPAQTKTVDRFVKNIKGRWEEPAKVFCSRELEKGLADWVMGLGYVPSDGEMSQKAKEVMGTEKTAADDAVLVGKFRDMMVARLQQSNQTQYHQGLDLGMMDMSSTNTAGLTSGELDDLLLQDMDFDFTDLGGGGGFDGNLVGFEGIDLLMPQRSSGGQQQQQQMF
- the PRS1 gene encoding ribose-phosphate pyrophosphokinase 1 (EggNog:ENOG503NVTN; COG:E; COG:F), encoding MAPAEAELTQFSNGETSVRILTSVREKDVFVVQSGSPKINDTIMELLIMISACKGGSASKVTAVLPYFPYSRQSKKKSHRGAITARMLANLLGVAGVKHIVTVDLHASQMQGFFKCPVDNLHAEPLIARWIRHNVPDWKEAVVVSKNAGGTKRVTSLADALKLNFGMVKEEILKPKVEHMITLVGDVKGRSVFIVDDMIDKPGSWIAAAETVRKRGKAEKVYCIATHGVFGGDCLEQMQACDCIDTIVVTNSYPIPEEKARKASKLVVLDLSFLLAEAIRRNHYGESMSPLFQHVLDS
- a CDS encoding hypothetical protein (COG:S; EggNog:ENOG503Q404), which translates into the protein MGIPHLKRNLEPYAERGAIAPCNVVVDGPALAYHVLSLASRTTIKTSPFEQPPYELLGRTAIQWLEKMEECGLTIAHIYFDGYLPTSKRPERMQRLIRSTKELFKYHSTTVTGVSRERSRRKGEKKVDLFPASIGGETRSKPPPPAFLVPAVLDALRGSKYGPITEVMGGEADGYCAVHVRKSGGLVLTSDSDLLVHDLGENGGVIFFTDIDLDSENSKLVAPQFRHAEICRKLSIKPDVGFSYMAFEISADPHLTLEQAAERSRRGEAVMYSREEYDSFIKTYLLPETAPKTVATCGLQLDPRISELVLRYLQITTTASKEKDASLEMFLPFLLDCPSRTSAWEVSKPIRKLAYSLLQSGQKTSLKTVSEMRRLQTLSSGSQVDILPSSKVEEECSHLLSNISKIKAHITDPELLWVVLSIYLDIDRTVERAKGHPLSLEILTQEARGKLNEYSWDVLQVFAQVQATFYSLRMLEQILNLQERKGNAVDVITALSDLPSLDKFLSLADFTETLQRLREAGGLGCLIDLCSDMEDMIPHIEAIGKPPKSKKDRKRKAQSGAVEGHEVRARPSNPFELLNSRDD
- the LIA1 gene encoding deoxyhypusine hydroxylase (BUSCO:EOG09263JZO; COG:C; EggNog:ENOG503NW2E) — its product is MSDTLSSIASLRSSLTAESTPLPVRFRALFSLKHLAVTAPSPTSPEALAAIEAIAAAFTSPSALLKHELAYCLGQTHNLAAVPYLTKVLEDLAEDPMCRHEAAEALGALGDTGSLEILKKYKHRQGEDVSVRETCEIAIERIEWESSEERKREKLRQSDFASVDPAPPMPQGEETPSVEELRKTLMDTTKPLFLRYRAMFALRDLASPPDLPTAVPAVLALAEGFADNSALFRHEIAFVFGQLSHPASIPALTGALSNTEEASMVRHEAAEALGSLGEEPGVEETLKKFLHDKEKVVRESCIVALDMAEYEKSNEAEYALIPEVTA
- the RPA12 gene encoding DNA-directed RNA polymerase I core subunit rpa12 (EggNog:ENOG503P2TA; COG:K); the encoded protein is MSAIGSLVFCTDCGDLLPASQGSVKNILICKCCGAEHRDHAWKAVTTKTKPSDFPSALRQKLSIVQTVKRHEVQTERVDPNMDCHKCGRRGIRYSEVQQRSADEGSTIIYNCECGEKWSTNN